The Aedes aegypti strain LVP_AGWG chromosome 1, AaegL5.0 Primary Assembly, whole genome shotgun sequence sequence GCGGCGCGATCGGATGAACTCCTGCCTGGCGGACCTGTCCCGTCTCATCCCGCAGCAGTACATGCGCAAGGGCCGCGGCCGCGTGGAGAAAACCGAAATCATCGAGATGGCCATCCGGCACCTGAAGAACCTCCAGAACCAGGAGTGCGCCCGGGAGAACTCCTGCAGCGAGCAGTACCGCGTAGGCTACCACGACTGTCTGACCGAGGCGGCCAAGTTCATGCTGCGGGAGCGGGGCGAGGAGATGTGCTACCGGATGGTGGCCCACCTCAAGGAACACTGCAACGAGATCATGAAAGGTGGGTTTCTCGGATTGCTGCGGCGAGGAGGACAACGCTTGACTGTATTGTTTGTGTGTATCTTCTTGATTGCAGGTGAAATGATGAAGTCCCGGTGCGGTTCCGAGATTCCAAACGGCGGCAGTCCAGTGTACCTGCACCCGGGTCCTCTGTCACAGCTCAGGGATATGCTATCGTGTCCGTCTGATATCGAACACAGTAGCAATGACCACCACGACGTGAAGGACCTGAGCTTCCGCAGCAACACCAACAGTAGCAGTAGTAATCCACCACAGGCAGCGGTCATTACTTCGACGGCACCAAACAGCGTGCAACATCTGGACACCTCCAGCAATCACTCGACGGTGGACTTCGAGGCATCGTCACCTTCACGCATTTCCACCAGTTCTACCAACGGCCAGTTGCAACACCTCTCCCAGGACACCAACAACAACATCAACGCCCAGCACGAAAGTGTCCTGCGAACGATCCGCATGCGGAAGTTCTCCGAGACTTCACCCGAGCACGAACACAGCCACAATAGCTACAAGTTCAAGAACTACATCCAGCAGCGCTTTTCGCAGGACACTCATGGTCACGAAAACGGTCACCTGTCGGAGATGGCTCACAGTCCCTCGTCGGTTCACGAGGATCATCCGATGTCCGAAGTACCTCCGCCGTCGGCCATCTGCAAGGGTTTGGTGAATGGGCTAGGACCTAAGAGTAGAACGGACAGTGCCACCGGCCAGACCAACGGAAGCGACGAGCCGCTGTCCCTGAAACGGAAGATCTCCTCCGCGGAGCAGAGTTCGCCGGGACCGCAGGCGGTCCGGGACGACCGGGAAGACACCAAGAACGGCCTCACCGACATCAAGAGTGAGCACGTGGCGAGAAGCGTTTACGCTTCGTACGCCGTGCCCGTCTTCGCCTGCCATACCCAGGGTTTCTATATTCCACTGAACGTCAACTACGACAGTCTACTGCCATACCTGAACGGAATCGATCTGTTCGGCAAGAGCTACCGGCAGATGCCGCCGCTGCACCCGATCAGCATCAGCGTCAACTACGCCCCGGCCAGCCTGATCAAGGCCGGCGCCGTCAACGGGCTGACTCCGGCCGGTAAGTCCACCCTTGTCGAAACCATGGTCAACGGATGCTAGAGGGACCTAACCCCTAAATTTTTTGCTGCGTTTTGGCTCAAATCGGAACCCGTGAAGGTTAGGATCCGCGCCATGATTTGAACCTTTATTGGTCATGAATGATGTTAGATTATCCAAAATACTTTGCCATTGTGCTCCCCAGGGagtttttatcagaaaaacatATCCATCAAATCCGTGCTCACAAGTCGTTTTCTATTAGGTGAGCTGCATCTCTCGGAAAAGTTTCGAAAACAATCGTAAGGCCTacgtttttgttttgaaattttgcccagacatacAGTTTAGCAATAGAAAGGACAGGTGAGCGCAGATTTGATGGTCGTTTTTTTCTAATACTAacggtctggggagcaccgtgactTTGTGTTGCCTTATTTTGATGAatacttttccaaaaaaaaaaatgcataaccGTAAAAGACGGCAACActttgaaaaaaagaaaatgcaTTTTTGCCATTCACAATATGCATTTGACCTAGTTTTTTTCCTAGATAATTTATACGTAAAACACGCTAATGGTTCTTGTAATTGGAACTGATTGGAATGATATAAAAGCATACTTAACCACATGAAACTGTTTAGAAAACACAAAATGCCATTGTTAGgaaagaaaaataaacaaaatcagtaGATAACCTTAGTAACAACCCGCGAAAGTAATAAATTCCATTTAAAAAATTACCGCCGAAGCTTGAGAAAAAGAAGCAAACCAGCGCAGACAAGGATAGAAGCAAGTAAACTAACAAACAAAGTATGTGTAATATGTATATTTCAACTCAGGTAAACAATATTTGTAACAAACAAAAACCCAACCAGCAgcatagggttcattcaaatattacgtaacgcaaaatttggcaattttagaccccctccctcccccacgtaacagcttttgtatggacaattttaaatttttgtatggaccgtaacactatttgagaccccctccctccccctgttgcgttacgtaatatttgaacgatcccataGATAGCGAATGAACGAAGAACAGATCTAGCCAGAATCAAAAGTAGACTAGGAGAAACAAATGaagaaacaaacaaacaaaaaaagtgGGGATCCGAACAGGAGGAACAAAAGAAAGTCAGACCACCCAACTGTGAGCCATTTTTTTAACCGCAATTACCTGTCACACGTTCTTTTGATACGAAATTGTTTCGTTTTTATTGTAAAACAGCCACCAAACAACCcgcaatttgaaacaattttctaTTACTTTAAATAACAAATATATTATTACAATTATGAAATCTTTTAATCTGTGATActgattaacaaaaaaaaaaaacaaacaaaccaaCAAATGGAACGCTATAGCAAAACTCTCGATGCAGAGCAACGAAAGAAGAGAAAGCAGAAATATTGAAAGAAAAGCTTAGGAAGGAACGAAAATCATACGCCCTAGTAATCAAACAAACTAAACAAAAAATTGTCGTTCTCCACCTGTTAAAGGAGAACGGATCTGTATAAAAACCCCCCAAATCAGTCGCTTTGTGTCTTGTATATTTGTAAAACCCCTTTATTGAGCATGAATCCGAAGAGGAGCGGAAAGCGAAAGAAAGATGTTAGGACATGATACGGAAATTatggaaaagatttttttgtacaCAATCGATTGACGTGTTTGCGAGAAGACAAGTGCTGTACATATAGTAGTGAAGAGAAACAAAataaaccaaatgaattgtcaTAAAAAATCGTGAACCGTGAGTGTTTTAATCGGAGGAAAGTGGGAAGTGAGAAAAGAAAGCCCTGAGTTGTCTTGGCGTATCTTTGAGCTGTGTACACGGCTATAATGCACACGGTCTCTTTAGATACcatccggtatgcacttgctacttttaaggctaagtagcccgtcattcgttttagcaacaatgatgacttttcagcttgcatttcaaagtgataaaactcagttttGATAGTTTgcattgacttgaaaaagtatcactgtacgcgctaacatgtataaagtatgctgatactttttcagctgtgtcagtgcgaaaccaactgattttctttgattcgaaatcgtgagatgaattagcaacaatcatcaacgacgcgtacaaatttcaatgacggcctactacattatcctgtacgtgctttccaaccgctttaggtttctactcgttctaagcgcttttgaccagattggtcctccataccttagtatggatagcgccacgcttgccaggagcTAGACATCAGATGGCCTTTTAAAGGCATATTCAATGTAGCTAGCGTAACTGATCTTGTAATCGATCATTACCCCCAGATGCCTAAGGGATTGCTAAGACTCTATGGtacaatcacctaccgagataagcgccgcccgttgctcggacttgctaTTGTTGacccaccaccacctcagtcttgtgacgggccagtcctagtctcctagacttcatccattcctcaactatggaaatagagtgcactgctgtcaactctacttcctccatcgattcaccatagaccactagggtgatatcgtcgacgagaccaacaatcttaacacccgtcagaaggggcagcctcagtacgtcatcgtacatcgcattctaAGACAGCGgacccaggattgaaccttgaggtactcccgcggtatttcgaacgcttttctgcccctcctcttaTAACAAATTAGAGGTTCATCACAGAACAGATAACCATCTTAGAACAAAAAGCCATTTTCGGCTAGAGTACGAGAAAATACATAGAAGAGTAGgcgaataaaacattgtttgccCCATCGGAATTTAGAGTGCAGGATATTGACGTTAATTTCGtctaaaggccggtttgctactgacaagaaaaggaatcgcctatctcgatgcgtggaaaatttctcccaagaaatggtcaagaaaatcacttttttctgatcgcagtacgcagttgagaagaaatgtcacttcaaagggggctctctgtaggaaatttcttgaccctttcagtcaaggaatttctttacttttcttgagcaaaacagcatacttagcttaaaatgGTTTCCTTCGCTCGTATAATTTGTTTGACGTTATATAAACATTATTGATCTGCCATCACAGTAAGCCTTGAACCTATATCGGAACATTTGTCAACAAAGGCCCGAAACTTTAAGAATTTCAAATATAAACAGTTTTCCTCTGATTATTGACTTTCACATCCTTTTGGATTGGGAAAGTGTAGAAAAATGGTGTGGCAACTGGTTACATGCTATATGTGTGACCGGAGTTTTTGACATGAACCAACAACTACCATCCTTCTTCAGCCCCTTGCGGCACGGTGAATGAATTTGTTATcgaaaaaatttggggtgggtaatgtctattacattatcgcggggttgacgtagaactacgatgattaataatttgatttgtcatgtgtatgaatttgtaagtgtactagttttgtgttgttattgatcggatgaagttttcagaagtatactcgttttggactcattttggtagtcctgaaaagaaccatttgtcgttctgtggttccgagaaccaatgtttggtgttccaggaataatgccagatgattatatttgtttgtttggtcgtttcttccttgtgttgcttggttaggtgatcggtttctggctccagctgtagtttgccaaactcctccagtagattagatgtttgatagctcgggtgcttcgatcgtgagaatcgatagaatcggtccagtgctttggtctgtggcaatatccattgcatgagcatctgggctctgtacattgatactcatcaatatgcaggcttggccgctatgatccagtatttcacgcagttcgtctcaaagcgtcactaatcgatgattgcctaagcactgcagctcattcctctaGTCAACCCTCTttggagaattgctgcctttggcgtgatggaacttaaacaaattggaagagtttgtcaaaaatagcccttgcagtgaagtaacccgcgacaaaccaacatataccaattgctgatcctggcttttgtcatagtcgtacacgaccttggggaaagttccaccttgcgacttatgaacagtaaaagcacaggcactaatcatctggaactgaatgcgtttgcatttgattatgccgcacagtttgaaagtaaaataaaaattctctatgcaggagtgaaattggaatttcaaaaccaagagccttacgttggcatgaaatattttgaacatttataactgtttgctgctttaacgaaattccttgaatgtgcaccatccacgccacgaaactttcggttcgtcgtataagcaaataacttgctcaaatttatacatttgagttgaggattccccgtttgaccatggcaatcaactgataacatcccgcagtgttatttatctgtaagagcatcaaagctaacaaagccatcggcccttttcagggccatcaaatttgtggaaaagagttaaaagagaaatatttccgactttatatatgacttcttatattcataaatcaatttcacagcttcatacaaaatttcatttgtcatgaataatttatgactgaacattttgaaactgtaatcgcggacgctgctgcagtgccgtcggggtgagtgctcaacattccacaacaattgtaaaatagagtggcatttccaacagcgtctttgatgttccatattttatgggaacacattgattaggaaaattatcacatgtaacaaaattgcgacttattaagaatgcttttgaaaagacattctcattgaacaattgtaataattttggcacccatggatcaaaaatttaccttcataataaagaaaactattgattatcaatagctcgtattgaatatctagttaatttcaacccttccagcaattcatgttcgaccaatttctcacgcattagcattctccgcaattttcaagtaattctaagcccaacacattattggcacatacccatttcccagattggtcgatcagaaagcgaagagcacaaaagggaggagcatcatctgctattctgaggttataaaacatgtttccttcgtcggattcagtttcattcgaattccgctttcgagctggtaagagctcctccgaacttgctcagcaagaagtacctcgctgctagaaatctgctgagctgtcaatcttcaagctgccaatccagcatctggtttgtgaaatcgctcaagatttctaggttgaccgatccgcgcttctagatttcgactcgtggtaaactcgtggtcacagcatccaagttcaatcggcccttttcaggaacaacatacgttcataaaagggtttattggatgatatctactgatttatctataatgatctaaattccgaggtat is a genomic window containing:
- the LOC5573469 gene encoding transcription factor cwo isoform X1, with translation MEGYWEAANGHAPHPVKYESEASVPGYSYCNEQLNFSTTNTNYSEDDADFAPGRRGKTSRQDPLSHRIIEKRRRDRMNSCLADLSRLIPQQYMRKGRGRVEKTEIIEMAIRHLKNLQNQECARENSCSEQYRVGYHDCLTEAAKFMLRERGEEMCYRMVAHLKEHCNEIMKGEMMKSRCGSEIPNGGSPVYLHPGPLSQLRDMLSCPSDIEHSSNDHHDVKDLSFRSNTNSSSSNPPQAAVITSTAPNSVQHLDTSSNHSTVDFEASSPSRISTSSTNGQLQHLSQDTNNNINAQHESVLRTIRMRKFSETSPEHEHSHNSYKFKNYIQQRFSQDTHGHENGHLSEMAHSPSSVHEDHPMSEVPPPSAICKGLVNGLGPKSRTDSATGQTNGSDEPLSLKRKISSAEQSSPGPQAVRDDREDTKNGLTDIKSEHVARSVYASYAVPVFACHTQGFYIPLNVNYDSLLPYLNGIDLFGKSYRQMPPLHPISISVNYAPASLIKAGAVNGLTPAGKSTLVETMVNGC
- the LOC5573469 gene encoding transcription factor cwo isoform X2 → MNSCLADLSRLIPQQYMRKGRGRVEKTEIIEMAIRHLKNLQNQECARENSCSEQYRVGYHDCLTEAAKFMLRERGEEMCYRMVAHLKEHCNEIMKGEMMKSRCGSEIPNGGSPVYLHPGPLSQLRDMLSCPSDIEHSSNDHHDVKDLSFRSNTNSSSSNPPQAAVITSTAPNSVQHLDTSSNHSTVDFEASSPSRISTSSTNGQLQHLSQDTNNNINAQHESVLRTIRMRKFSETSPEHEHSHNSYKFKNYIQQRFSQDTHGHENGHLSEMAHSPSSVHEDHPMSEVPPPSAICKGLVNGLGPKSRTDSATGQTNGSDEPLSLKRKISSAEQSSPGPQAVRDDREDTKNGLTDIKSEHVARSVYASYAVPVFACHTQGFYIPLNVNYDSLLPYLNGIDLFGKSYRQMPPLHPISISVNYAPASLIKAGAVNGLTPAGKSTLVETMVNGC